GCTGGAATCTGAAGTGAAAACTTTGTTGTCAAGATTTTTATTCGGAAAAAAAACCTGGGACAAAAAGTGCGATGTTCTGAGTGGCGGAGAACGTTTGAGATTGCTACTGTGCGGACTTTCCATCAGTAACAAAACGCCAGATATGATGATTCTTGATGAACCGACAAATAATTTAGACCTTCAAAATGTGGAAATTCTGACGAATTCTATTAAAGATTATCATGGAACTTTGTTGGTGATTTCGCATGATGAGGTATTTTTAAATGAGATTGGAATAGGTAAAGAGATTGTTCTAGGATAATCTTAATAATTGAGTGAAATCTTTTATCACGCAAAGATTTAATTTTTTAAACTTATTATTTTAGGGAGCAAAGAATGGCGACAATGTCGCTGATGAAGCTTGAATGAAGCGAGTGTTTTATAAAAATCAATCTATTGATTCATCTTTGTTTATTGAAATTAATTTATCTCGCAGATTTTGCTGGTTAAGCAGATTAATTTCTATGTTTTTAATCTGCTAAATCTGTGCAATTTGCGAGAATTTTATAAAAAATGATTGAAAAAAAATCAAAACTCAATCTTACAGAATTTAAATTTATAAATCTTAAAAAGGCTTTAAAATAAAAATAACTTCAATAGCTTCTCGATTTGTTACTACTGAAGTTGTTTTTGTTATAAAAATTTCAATAACCATTGATGAATGTCATTCAAAACATTTTCTCTGATTTCTTCATTCAATATTTCATGGCGCATCTCGGGATAGATTTTCATTTCTACGTCTTTGAAACCATCAAGCTTTAAATTCTCAACGGTCTTTGTCACGCCTTTTCCAAAATCTCCGATAGGGTCATTTTGCCCGCTTACAAAAAGAAAAGGGAAGGACTTTGGGATGGTTTGTGCCCAATTTCTCGCCGTTGCTTTTTTGTAAACACTGAATAACGCATAAAAAGCATTGTTGGTAAACGGAATTCCGCAAAGTTCATCCTCAGAAAAAGCATTTCTATTGGCCGGATTCAGGCTAAGCCAACTTGTATCGCTAAAATCTTTATCTTTTTTAAATTGCTTATTGTTGACAATATTAAAAATGGTATTGAAAAAAGTACGTTTTTGAGGAGCTATTTTATTGGCTAATGAAAAGTAGGTTTTCACTAAATTAATTCCCGTTAAAGGTCCGCCGGTTCCTGAAATAATGGCACCTGAAAATTGATTGCCCATTTTTTGAAGAAGACAGCGCGTAATAAAAGAACCCATCGAATGTCCCAAAATAAAATGAGGAACCTCCGGATATTGTTCCATCAAATATTTGCCTATTTTTTCGGCATCTGAAATCAGTTTTTCATGAGGGGTATTAAGCTGGAAAAAACCAATATCTTTTTTGTCTTTCACCGATTTTCCGTGTCCTAAATGGTCATACGTCAACACCGCAAATCCTCGATTGGCAAAATATTCTGCAATTTCGGCATATCTTCCGCTGTGCTCCTGCATCCCGTGAACGATTTGTAAAGTTGCTTTTACAGGAATTTCTTCGGGATAAAATAAAGTGTAAAAGAGTTGAGTTTGGTTGTCTGTGGTTGTAGATAAGTATCCTGATTTTCGGTGTGGTTTCATGGTGTGATTATCTTTGGTGTTGTGGTAGATAGGTAATTAATGATTATAATTATTTAACTTCTGATAATGTCCACTTAAAATAAGCATTCGTTTTCATAAGATCAACAAGAGCATCAGATAAATGATTATAACAAAAATATCTTCCTAAGTTGGCGGGTGTCTGCTTTAGTATTTCTTCTAATTTTTCTTTAGTATAATAATGAAATCGTATTTTATTATTTTCATCGTGAGTAAAATATTGAATTCTGTTTCTTAATAAAACAGTTATTAGTTCATTGAGATGTTCACCTTCGTCTAATTTATATATATCAGTAATTATTAGATTATAATTGTCGTTTTGAATATTATAATTTTTATAGTAAAGTCTTATTAATCTTTCTTGGTTTAATTTATTGGTTACTTCAATAAGAGCTTCTTCCTCACCTGTACCACTTCCATATTCAAATATTCTTCCATCTTTTTTCACTAAAACTATTGGACCTTGTCCCACAAGTCTCACCTTTTTATCCTTTGCTTGGTAACCGAAAACGAAAAGTTCATCATAATCTTCTGTGTAACTAACTTCAACATAATCACCAGCGTTATTTAGTACATATTCATCGGCTATTTTTAAAAGTTCATCTTTTGAGTTTTTTTGCATTTTATTTTAAGTGTTTTTTGTGAAGATTGGTTAAGAAGTTTTTGCGGTTAAAGTTTTTTATAAAACCTGATTTTTCGCCTTTTCGCAATTCAGATTGTAATTTTAATTGATTTTTCATAAGGTGTTTTTTTAATAATTTATTTTCAAATATAATCTAATTTGATATCAAAATTACAACTTTAACCACATGATTTCCACCCCACCAAAAAATAAAATCCATCACAAATTTGCCCACCCAATTTTTTAAAAGTAATTTTGCATGAATCTAAAATAAAAGTAAAATATGTCAACTTACGTAGTTGTAGGTCTTCAATATGGAGATGAAGGTAAAGGAAAAATAACGGATGTTTTATCTGCAAAATCAGATTATGTGGTGCGTTTCCAAGGGGGCGACAACGCTGGTCACACGGTTTATGTAGGTGAAGAGAAATTCGTTTTGCACCTTCTTCCATCGGGAGTTCTTCAGTGCAAAGGGAAGTGTATCATTGCCAATGGTGTAGTGGTAAATCCTAAATCTTTCATTAAGGAGGTGAATCAGATCGAAAGCAAAAACATGAGAACTGATCACATTTTCATCAGCAGAAGAGCGCATGTCATCATGCCTTACCACATTCTTTTGGATACTTACCGTGAGGAAGAGCACGGAGGAACACAAATCGGAACCACGAAAAAAGGAATCGGACCTTGCTATGAAGATAAAATTGCAAGAGTGGGAATCAGAATGGTAGACCTTCTGAATCCTGAGATTTTAAGAGACAAAATCGAGAAAAACTTAAAAATTAAGAATTCTCTTTTTGAAAAATATTTCGGAAAACCAACGTTAGACGTTGAAGAAATTTACAACGAATATCTAGAAATCGGAAAACAGCTTCAACACAGAATTGTTGACACCGAAGTTGAGTTAAACGAGGCGATCAGAGATGGTAAAAACGTTTTATTCGAAGGAGCGCAAGCGTTGATGCTAGACATCGACTTCGGAACATATCCTTACGTTACTTCATCTTCTCCATCTACAGGAGGCGTTTGTTCAGGAGCAGGAGTTCCACCAACGGCGCTTAAAAACTTAATCGGTGTTGCAAAAGCATACTGTACAAGAGTTGGTAACGGACCTTTCCCATCTGAATTAGACAACGAATTGGGTGAGAAAATCAGACAAATCGGTGGTGAGTTCGGAGCAACTACAGGAAGGCCAAGAAGAACAGGTTGGTTAGACCTTGTTTCTTTGAAGCATGCTTGTATGATTAACGGTATCAATAACTTAGTAATTACGAAATTAGACGTTCTTACCGGGATTGGAAACCTTAAAATCGTAACACATTACAAAACTGAAGACGGAAAAATCATCGATTATTTCACTTCTTCAACAGAGAAATTATACAATTACGAGACAATTTGCGAAGAATTACCAGGTTGGACGGAAGATATCACAAAAGCTAGAAGCTACGACGAACTTCCAGAAACGGCTCAGCAATACATCGAGTTTATCGAAAAGTATTTGGGAATCAACGTTTACTTAGTTTCTGTAGGTCCTGAAAGAAGTCAGAACATCATCAGAAAAGAATTATTCTAAGAAAATTATTTTCACATAAATCAAAGAGACTGTCAATCGATAGTCTCTTTTTTTGTCATTATCATTTATCACTCATTACTAATTACTCATTACTCATTTTCAAGAAGCTATTTCCAGCTATCCACTCATACTCCTCACTCCATAACGCTCCAGCACCAAACCCCTCCGACTTTCCCATCGCTTGTTGCGGGGTAACCGTTGCTATCTGGGCTAGGGAAGTGGTCTTTTGTTTCAAAGTATAGTCAAAAAAGAGAGGATTAGTTTTTTAAACCACCAAATTGAAGATTTTATCCAAGTTTTTATCACTTTCAGAAGACGAAAGTTTATCTGCTTGTCTAAAAGAATTTTTATTTATCGTAACGGGCTTATCAATAGATTGATAAGTAGTCTATAGTTGTTTAAAATTCTATGCTCAAGCTCCCATCTTCCAGCTAAAACAATATTCAATAAATAGTTAAAATTTAAACTTTAACACTCATTTTTCTATAAAAGTAATTTTTTAATAAAATTTTGGCAAATATTTTGATATTGTTTCAAAGATTATTTCAAATAGTATTGAAAACTGATAATCTATATAGTAACAATTTTAATTTTATAGTGATGAAACACCTAGAACACAACCAGGAATTTCGACTGAACGAAATCCTTTTCGAAAACCGGAACAAAGCGTATGGGGCATATGCATTAAGAACGGAATCAGACAGAATCTTAACCAAAGCATTTTTTATAGGTGTCGGTTTATTGGCTGCGGTTTCTATGATTCCAACTGTAATTTCTGCTTTTAATGGAGGAGGAAGTGGAACTATTACAACAGTTTGTGAATTTCCTGATATTGATATGATTGATCCTGTTGATCCGCCAGTTGAAGTAGTTTTACCTCCACAAACTGTTACGCCTCCACCACCAAGTGTAAAACAGTTCGATTCACAAGTGGTAACTCCTACGAAAAATGCAGACGAAAGTAATATCGTAACAGATATTCCCGAAGATGCCATTGCAGGAGTGAAAAATGATTTTGATGCTCCGGTTGCTCCAAGAATTAATGTTCCTACAAGTGTGATTTCAGGTCCTGGAACTGTGGTTCCACCAAGAGTTGTTCCACCGGCTATAGTAAAAGACCCAAATGAAATTGAGACTGAATTAAGCGTAGGCGCAAAATTCGAAGGAGGTATTGATGCTTTCAGAAATAAAGTGATGAATAAGTTTGATGTTTCTGCTTTTCAAGAGGAAGGTAGTGTTTCTACCACAGTTACTTTTATTGTAGAAACAAACGGTACCATTTCAGATATTAAAACCAACGGAAAAGATGCTTCTTTCAATGCAGAAGCAATCAGAACCATTAAAGCTGTAAAAGGAAAATGGGAGCCGGGCAAAAATAAAAAAGGGGAATCTGTAAGAAGTTATTTTAAGTTTCCAATCACCATGAAATTTGATAATTAAATATCTTAAACGCGAATCTCAATAGTTATCCACAAAAATTTATTTTTGTGGATAATTTTTTTAATGTATAAAGTTCTTATTAACAATATTTTAACTCTATTTTCATTTTAGTCATTCCCCAAGAGCAGAGAAAAAAGTGTATTTTTGAGGCTTAAAGTTTGAGCAATGGCAAAAATTATAGGTATCGCTAATCAGAAAGGTGGAGTAGGAAAGACTACTACTGCCGTAAATTTAGCTGCAGCATTAGGTATTTTAGAAAAGAAAATCCTAATTATTGATGCAGATCCACAGGCAAATGCAACATCAGGTCTTGGTGTGGAAGAAGTGCCATATTCTACCTATAATCTTTTGGAACATAGTGTTGAAACCAGACTCTGTATTCAGCAAACAACAACTCCAAATTTAGATATCATACCTTCTCACATCGATTTGGTAGCTGCCGAAATTGAATTGGTAGACAAAGTGAATCGTGAGTATATGTTAAAAAAGGCATTGGAGGAAATAAGAGACGATTACGACTATATCATCATCGATTGTGCACCGAGTTTAGGTTTGATTACAGTGAATGCTTTAACAGCAGCTGATTCTGTGATTATCCCAATCCAATGTGAATATTTTGCTTTGGAAGGTCTTGGAAAACTTTTAAATACGATTAAAAACGTTCAGAAAATTCATAATAAAGATTTAGATATCGAAGGATTGTTGTTGACAATGTACGACAGCCGTTTGAGACTTTCTAATCAGGTGGTAGAAGAAGTAAATTCTCACTTCCCAGAGATGGTTTTTGAAACCATTATCAGCAGAAACGTAAGATTGAGTGAAGCACCAAGTTTCGGTGAAAGTATCTTAAATTATGATGCTGAAAGTAAAGGTGCCATTCAATATATTCAGCTTGCAGAAGAGGTATTGTTGAATAACGAAAATTTAGTAAAAAACTAAAATCAAAAATAAGCCAATAACATAGTATGAAGGATAGAAAAAGAGTGATGGGACGTGGTTTGGGAGCAATTTTAAGTGCTGAATCCAAAGCTATGGTCAACACAGCAACTGATGAGGGCGCAGATAAGTTTGTTGGGAATATCATGGAGGTTTCCATCGAAGATATTTATCCCAACTCTACGCAGCCAAGAACTTATTTTGACGAAAAAGCTTTAAACGAATTAGCACAGTCGATTACAAACTTAGGCATCATTCAGCCTATTACCTTAAGAAAAGAAGGGGAGAAGTTTGAGATTATTTCTGGGGAAAGACGTTTCAGAGCGAGTAAAATTGCAGGATTAACAAGTATTCCGGCATATATTCGTTTGGTAAATGATCAGGAGCTTCTTGAGATGGCTCTTGTAGAAAATATTCAGCGTGAAGATCTTGATGCGATTGAAATTGCTTTAACGTATCACAGACTTTTAGAAGAAATAGGTCTTACTCAGGAAAACTTAAGCCAAAGAATAGGAAAAGACAGAAGTACGATTACCAACTCAATTAGATTATTGAGATTGAGCCCGGATATTCAGAACGCCATCCGTAGCGGAGAAATTTCTGCAGGCCATGGGAGAGCAATCATCAGTCTTGAAAATGAAGAGCTTCA
The sequence above is a segment of the Chryseobacterium turcicum genome. Coding sequences within it:
- a CDS encoding ParA family protein, with product MAKIIGIANQKGGVGKTTTAVNLAAALGILEKKILIIDADPQANATSGLGVEEVPYSTYNLLEHSVETRLCIQQTTTPNLDIIPSHIDLVAAEIELVDKVNREYMLKKALEEIRDDYDYIIIDCAPSLGLITVNALTAADSVIIPIQCEYFALEGLGKLLNTIKNVQKIHNKDLDIEGLLLTMYDSRLRLSNQVVEEVNSHFPEMVFETIISRNVRLSEAPSFGESILNYDAESKGAIQYIQLAEEVLLNNENLVKN
- a CDS encoding alpha/beta fold hydrolase codes for the protein MKPHRKSGYLSTTTDNQTQLFYTLFYPEEIPVKATLQIVHGMQEHSGRYAEIAEYFANRGFAVLTYDHLGHGKSVKDKKDIGFFQLNTPHEKLISDAEKIGKYLMEQYPEVPHFILGHSMGSFITRCLLQKMGNQFSGAIISGTGGPLTGINLVKTYFSLANKIAPQKRTFFNTIFNIVNNKQFKKDKDFSDTSWLSLNPANRNAFSEDELCGIPFTNNAFYALFSVYKKATARNWAQTIPKSFPFLFVSGQNDPIGDFGKGVTKTVENLKLDGFKDVEMKIYPEMRHEILNEEIRENVLNDIHQWLLKFL
- a CDS encoding energy transducer TonB codes for the protein MKHLEHNQEFRLNEILFENRNKAYGAYALRTESDRILTKAFFIGVGLLAAVSMIPTVISAFNGGGSGTITTVCEFPDIDMIDPVDPPVEVVLPPQTVTPPPPSVKQFDSQVVTPTKNADESNIVTDIPEDAIAGVKNDFDAPVAPRINVPTSVISGPGTVVPPRVVPPAIVKDPNEIETELSVGAKFEGGIDAFRNKVMNKFDVSAFQEEGSVSTTVTFIVETNGTISDIKTNGKDASFNAEAIRTIKAVKGKWEPGKNKKGESVRSYFKFPITMKFDN
- a CDS encoding ParB/RepB/Spo0J family partition protein, with protein sequence MKDRKRVMGRGLGAILSAESKAMVNTATDEGADKFVGNIMEVSIEDIYPNSTQPRTYFDEKALNELAQSITNLGIIQPITLRKEGEKFEIISGERRFRASKIAGLTSIPAYIRLVNDQELLEMALVENIQREDLDAIEIALTYHRLLEEIGLTQENLSQRIGKDRSTITNSIRLLRLSPDIQNAIRSGEISAGHGRAIISLENEELQQVLFDLIIKEKLNVRQSEQAATALKNPKSPAAKKAKAELSNNYKRAQKAISDILDVKVEIKTTGTGKRGKIVLDFKNEDELEYILSHIK
- a CDS encoding adenylosuccinate synthase, which encodes MSTYVVVGLQYGDEGKGKITDVLSAKSDYVVRFQGGDNAGHTVYVGEEKFVLHLLPSGVLQCKGKCIIANGVVVNPKSFIKEVNQIESKNMRTDHIFISRRAHVIMPYHILLDTYREEEHGGTQIGTTKKGIGPCYEDKIARVGIRMVDLLNPEILRDKIEKNLKIKNSLFEKYFGKPTLDVEEIYNEYLEIGKQLQHRIVDTEVELNEAIRDGKNVLFEGAQALMLDIDFGTYPYVTSSSPSTGGVCSGAGVPPTALKNLIGVAKAYCTRVGNGPFPSELDNELGEKIRQIGGEFGATTGRPRRTGWLDLVSLKHACMINGINNLVITKLDVLTGIGNLKIVTHYKTEDGKIIDYFTSSTEKLYNYETICEELPGWTEDITKARSYDELPETAQQYIEFIEKYLGINVYLVSVGPERSQNIIRKELF